Proteins encoded by one window of Microplitis mediator isolate UGA2020A chromosome 1, iyMicMedi2.1, whole genome shotgun sequence:
- the LOC130669356 gene encoding annexin A13-like isoform X1 yields the protein MKTALARVSFCQNQAIMYRLMTFTIFSIISGLFIFRPVHSKSPFKKDAIAIHFALVKDFSVNETTIINIATQRTSDQLQQISQAYESRYGEKLLNDIRDYLTGKFEEMITSLFMDDTDFYAEELYNNLRGFKDDEKVFIDILLTQNHVKLQEIKDVYKKNYLNSLEHDFQKFTTKNSKKLYITLLQGERNETMVINYIRAEHDARQLYNAAITQSTEVNPDVFINILTSVSYDQLRHTVMKFFDIFGEHIETVIEKNFTGDFARALIAIVEYAKSRDGFIANRLYDSLEYDFDHRSIIRLMIISKNIGIYSIREAIQIRHRIALEYFLNQTPNGGFRNTILKFLFPNYPTS from the exons CTATCATGTATCGATTAATGAcgtttacaattttttcaattatatccggattatttatttttcgaccgGTGCATAGTAAAAGTCCATTTAAAAAGGATGCTATTGCCATCCATTTTGCATTGGTTAAGGATTTTTCCGTCAATGAaactactattattaatattgctaCTCAGAGAACTTCTGATCAACTACAACAAATTTCCCAAGCATATGAATCACGTTACGgtgaaaaattacttaatgACATACGAGATTATCTAACGGGAAAATTCGAAGAAATGATTACTTCTTTGTTTATGGATGATACTGATTTCTATGCTGAAGAGTTATACAATAATCTTCGTGGATTTAAAGATgacgaaaaagtttttattgatattttactGACTCAAAATCATGTGAAACTGCAAGAAATAAAagatgtttataaaaaaa attatttaaattctcttgaacacgattttcaaaaatttacgacaaaaaattcaaagaagtTATACATCACGCTATTACAAGGTGAACGAAACGAAACTAtggttataaattatattcgtGCAGAACATGATGCTCGTCAACTTTATAATGCAG CCATAACTCAATCAACTGAAGTAAATCCTGATGTATTTATTAACATATTGACTTCTGTTAGTTATGACCAGCTTCGACATACtgtcatgaaattttttgatatatttggAGAGCATATTGAAactgtaattgaaaaaaatttcaccggTGATTTTGCCCGCGCACTTATCGCAATTG TTGAATATGCAAAATCCAGAGATGGATTTATAGCCAATAGACTTTACGATAGTCTTGAATATGATTTCGATCACCGTAGCATTATTCGTTTGATGAtcattagtaaaaatattgggATTTATTCTATCAGAGAAGCGATTCAAATACGTCATCGCATCgcacttgaatattttttaaat caaACACCAAACGGAGGTTTTCGaaatactattttaaaatttcttttcccTAATTATCCAACCTCATGA
- the LOC130670414 gene encoding uncharacterized protein LOC130670414, giving the protein MSEFLDQKLTRITVLFAESWDTGLSDIYVRKILQERPKFILSDNIASMDYEASLNIVVLLHDHRCLENSTIDFLSVCRRGCTYIVYMTKEFMNEEAFMQETEELVKMLWKKKVANAVIIGALTDTVLLAKSANFEPALLRRPSKPILLGKCDQHSRWTTQEKVMDPIKMDNSSVNVAYFDREPYVKVSMDEEKKFSGLEIWLMRILARNLNMSVNLSEIEWGNGTDFTEEIDEEFTSDRKIDLIIGGILWNPNELTDFTVPYAIVQVVWLVPIHTNISLRALIAPFENSVWYAVGGVLLFAIFLKFIVFRELTFLEILALLMGYGWYKQPTRDSYRINFMSWVIFGYLLTQYYLASLAGQLMAQSELQIETMAELVDSGISYGGLKSHHMMLGNSSIQNDDNDDEDSVIETLSKNFVVFEHDDYEKLFHDLIDGRNTSFALAVALNMSAGATKFNENNVNMMDEILTSAPLAFAVWKGLPYLDLIDQILVRLIQSGIIQYLAEHAVIAEHAHHHDDDDDDEDDTFVDSDDLIPVFLLLAIGLTAGLLCLFLEVVVHLCVKKKKKSKRRRNLQIRKKRRMRNNEKNKRIGRIESIPVLRPNVEVGYTHGYKVIWKEV; this is encoded by the coding sequence atgagtgaGTTTTTGGACCAGAAGTTAACTCGCATCACAGTTTTATTCGCTGAATCTTGGGATACCGGTTTATCTGACATTTATgtacgaaaaattttgcaaGAACGTCCGAAATTTATCTTGTCAGACAATATAGCTTCCATGGATTATGAAGCGAGTTTAAATATTGTAGTGCTGCTACACGATCATCGATGCTTGGAAAATTCAACAATTGATTTCTTGAGCGTATGTAGACGTGGGTGTACTTATATTGTTTACATGACAAAGGAGTTTATGAATGAAGAGGCATTTATGCAAGAAACTGAAGAATTAGTTAAGAtgctatggaaaaaaaaagtcgcgaACGCAGTTATTATTGGCGCGTTAACAGATACTGTGTTATTAGCAAAAAGCGCTAATTTTGAACCAGCTCTTTTGCGAAGACCATCAAAGCCGATTTTACTGGGAAAGTGTGATCAACATTCAAGATGGACTACTCAAGAAAAGGTGATGGATCCGATAAAAATGGACAATAGTTCTGTGAACGTCGCATACTTCGATCGAGAGCCGTACGTTAAGGTCAGCATGGATGAAGAGAAAAAGTTTTCTGGATTAGAAATATGGTTAATGCGTATCCTAGCAAGAAATTTGAACATGTCCGTAAACCTATCTGAGATCGAATGGGGCAACGGTACAGACTTTACAGAGGAAATTGATGAGGAATTTACTAGTGATCGTAAGATAGATCTTATTATTGGCGGAATATTGTGGAACCCTAATGAATTAACGGATTTTACTGTACCATATGCCATTGTCCAGGTGGTTTGGTTGGTCCCAATACATACGAACATTTCATTACGCGCTCTCATAGCCCCATTTGAAAACTCAGTTTGGTATGCAGTAGGAGGCGTCCTGTTGTTTGCGATCTTTCTCAAGTTCATCGTTTTTCGCGAATTGACTTTTTTGGAAATCTTAGCGCTACTAATGGGGTACGGTTGGTATAAACAACCTACTCGAGATTCGTAccgtataaattttatgtcatgGGTAATCTTTGGTTATCTGTTGACTCAATATTACTTAGCGTCATTGGCAGGACAATTGATGGCCCAGTCGGAATTGCAAATCGAAACAATGGCTGAGCTAGTCGATTCCGGTATTTCATATGGAGGATTAAAGAGCCATCATATGATGCTGGGTAATTCGAGTATTCAGAATGACgataatgatgatgaggaCAGTGTGATTGAGACgctatcaaaaaattttgttgtttttgaGCATGATGATTACGAAAAACTATTTCATGATTTGATAGACGGAAGGAATACAAGTTTCGCGTTGGCAGTTGCGTTGAATATGTCGGCAGGGGCTAcgaaatttaatgaaaataatgttAATATGATGGATGAAATTTTGACGAGCGCACCACTAGCATTTGCCGTATGGAAGGGGTTGCCTTATTTAGATTTGATTGATCAAATACTAGTTCGATTGATCCAATCGGGAATCATACAATATCTAGCAGAACATGCTGTCATTGCTGAACACGCTCATCAtcatgacgatgatgatgatgatgaagacgATACTTTTGTCGATTCAGATGATCTGATaccagtttttttattattagcgATAGGACTAACGGCTGGTCTTCTTTGTCTATTTCTTGAGGTCGTTGTACATCTATGTgtcaagaagaaaaagaaatcgaAGAGAAGAAGAAATTTGCAGATAAGAAAGAAACGAAGGAtgagaaataatgaaaaaaataaaagaattggACGAATTGAAAGCATCCCTGTCTTGAGACCGAATGTCGAAGTTGGGTATACGCATGGGTATAAAGTTATCTGGAAAGAAGTGTAA
- the LOC130669356 gene encoding annexin A13-like isoform X2, whose amino-acid sequence MYRLMTFTIFSIISGLFIFRPVHSKSPFKKDAIAIHFALVKDFSVNETTIINIATQRTSDQLQQISQAYESRYGEKLLNDIRDYLTGKFEEMITSLFMDDTDFYAEELYNNLRGFKDDEKVFIDILLTQNHVKLQEIKDVYKKNYLNSLEHDFQKFTTKNSKKLYITLLQGERNETMVINYIRAEHDARQLYNAAITQSTEVNPDVFINILTSVSYDQLRHTVMKFFDIFGEHIETVIEKNFTGDFARALIAIVEYAKSRDGFIANRLYDSLEYDFDHRSIIRLMIISKNIGIYSIREAIQIRHRIALEYFLNQTPNGGFRNTILKFLFPNYPTS is encoded by the exons ATGTATCGATTAATGAcgtttacaattttttcaattatatccggattatttatttttcgaccgGTGCATAGTAAAAGTCCATTTAAAAAGGATGCTATTGCCATCCATTTTGCATTGGTTAAGGATTTTTCCGTCAATGAaactactattattaatattgctaCTCAGAGAACTTCTGATCAACTACAACAAATTTCCCAAGCATATGAATCACGTTACGgtgaaaaattacttaatgACATACGAGATTATCTAACGGGAAAATTCGAAGAAATGATTACTTCTTTGTTTATGGATGATACTGATTTCTATGCTGAAGAGTTATACAATAATCTTCGTGGATTTAAAGATgacgaaaaagtttttattgatattttactGACTCAAAATCATGTGAAACTGCAAGAAATAAAagatgtttataaaaaaa attatttaaattctcttgaacacgattttcaaaaatttacgacaaaaaattcaaagaagtTATACATCACGCTATTACAAGGTGAACGAAACGAAACTAtggttataaattatattcgtGCAGAACATGATGCTCGTCAACTTTATAATGCAG CCATAACTCAATCAACTGAAGTAAATCCTGATGTATTTATTAACATATTGACTTCTGTTAGTTATGACCAGCTTCGACATACtgtcatgaaattttttgatatatttggAGAGCATATTGAAactgtaattgaaaaaaatttcaccggTGATTTTGCCCGCGCACTTATCGCAATTG TTGAATATGCAAAATCCAGAGATGGATTTATAGCCAATAGACTTTACGATAGTCTTGAATATGATTTCGATCACCGTAGCATTATTCGTTTGATGAtcattagtaaaaatattgggATTTATTCTATCAGAGAAGCGATTCAAATACGTCATCGCATCgcacttgaatattttttaaat caaACACCAAACGGAGGTTTTCGaaatactattttaaaatttcttttcccTAATTATCCAACCTCATGA
- the LOC130664960 gene encoding annexin A13-like, which translates to MAHQHFINFMSKKIWITIACIIFGLSKFSYSDKLSNLESCKLGFCPNKPDAVALHFALVADIKVNESAIINIISNRTADDIEAISVVYESRYGETLLNDLRDHLTGKFEELVVALLSRSTDFFAQELHHALRGSRDDENVLIDILLTQNCNKLQEIKRSYAIHYLTSLEEDIEKYTTGNFRYLLHELLRTRRCKNTEIDYSAADADARKLYHAVTAQYEIANVHEFVNVTTSTSYSQLHQTFISYYSLFGENIETTIVTNYRGDFARALLAIVEFAKSKDRFIAKRLYESFNDNIDHRSLIRLMIISKDIGNNYVREAVQQRNHVALEYFISQKTYGSYQQLLLALLFA; encoded by the exons ATGGCCCACCAACATTTTATC AATTTCATgtccaaaaaaatttggatcACGATCGCttgtattatttttggatTATCAAAGTTTTCTTATAGTGACAAACTGAGTAATTTAGAAAGTTGTAAGCTTGGGTTTTGTCCAAATAAACCCGACGCAGTAGCACTTCATTTCGCATTGGTAGCAGATATAAAAGTTAATGAAAGCGctattatcaatataattaGCAATAGAACTGCCGATGATATCGAAGCCATTTCAGTCGTTTATGAATCTCGTTATGGCGAAACTTTACTCAACGATTTGAGAGATCATTTGACAGGAAAATTTGAAGAATTAGTTGTTGCATTACTATCCAGAAGTACTGATTTCTTTGCGCAAGAGTTACATCATGCTCTGCGTGGATCAAGAGATGATGAAAATgtattaattgatattttgcTTACTCAGAATTGCAATAAACTACAAGAAATAAAACGTTCTTACGCAATCC ATTATCTGACGTCATTAGAAGAAGACATAGAAAAATATACCACGGGAAATTTCAGATATTTATTACATGAGCTTCTACGAACTAGGAGATGTAAAAATACAGAAATAGATTACTCTGCTGCAGATGCAGATGCTCGAAAACTTTACCATGCAG TCACGGCACAATATGAAATCGCCAATGTTCATGAATTCGTTAATGTCACAACATCTACTAGTTATTCTCAACTTCACCAAACATTCATTAGCTATTATTCTTTATTCGGAGAAAATATTGAAACAACAATAGTGACCAACTACAGAGGTGACTTTGCACGTGCCCTTCTCGCCATCG tGGAATTCGCTAAATCTAAAGATAGATTTATAGCTAAACGACTCTACGAAAGTTTCAATGATAATATCGATCATCGTAGCTTGATTCGTTTAATGATCATCAGTAAAGATATTGGCAATAATTATGTTAGAGAAGCTGTTCAACAACGAAATCATGTTGCTcttgaatattttatcagt CAAAAAACATATGGAAGCTATCAACAATTACTTTTGGCTCTTCTGTTTGCATAA